From Virgibacillus natechei, the proteins below share one genomic window:
- a CDS encoding cation:proton antiporter gives MVSSLLFEITLIGLLGIGSQWLAWRYRIPAIVAMSITGLLIGPIFGLINPEENFGPLYSPLISAAVALILFEGSLNLSFKELRGLGKPVFRISTVGAFIAWILGSLTAHYIAGLSWPVAFVIGGLFIVTGPTVIMPLLRQSKLKPRPAKVLKWEGIIVDPIGALLAVFAFEIIVYITANDPDGAALLLFFAASIFAGIFGWACGKGLGWMFETGHIPEFLKSPAVVVVVIFCFTGADLIMHETGLLSVTAMGITLANMGVSSISDMRHFKENISVLLISAIFIMLTASLEVETLLQVLSPNIIGYVLLMMFIVRPLSIFLSTIGTSLSINEKVLIGWIAPRGIVALTVSGYFATVLLDAGYADASILTSLTFALVFFTVVAHGFSIGWLARKLGLSMEGNPGTLIVGSNPFTVELAKSLAKSKIPVIITDSSWNKLRLARKAGVPFYHGSMLSEQTEYNLDTMPYEYLITMTDDHAHNSLVCTTFIPEYGRTNVFKISPYTQLENGYSSGVVSKVGGRVLFDKKLPMDILNEKLEAGFVFRQTKLTAQYNYKTYLADKADTTVLLYLVKPSGQLKFYSEEMRTVPAVGDTIVSLTPPDKEQEKMKEKLETQRNNG, from the coding sequence ATGGTATCATCACTTTTGTTTGAAATAACACTTATTGGCCTATTAGGGATTGGTTCGCAATGGTTAGCTTGGCGTTATCGTATACCAGCAATTGTAGCGATGTCGATTACGGGGTTATTGATTGGTCCAATTTTTGGTCTTATTAATCCCGAAGAAAATTTTGGTCCTTTATATAGTCCGCTTATATCCGCGGCTGTGGCGCTTATCCTTTTTGAAGGAAGTCTCAATTTAAGTTTTAAAGAACTAAGAGGGCTGGGGAAACCGGTTTTTAGAATCTCTACAGTTGGTGCATTTATTGCTTGGATTCTTGGCTCACTAACTGCTCATTATATAGCTGGTTTGTCATGGCCAGTTGCATTTGTTATCGGTGGGTTATTTATCGTAACAGGCCCAACTGTTATCATGCCTTTACTACGTCAGTCAAAGTTAAAACCGAGACCCGCAAAGGTATTAAAATGGGAGGGTATTATTGTTGACCCAATCGGTGCACTATTAGCAGTCTTTGCCTTTGAAATTATTGTCTATATTACTGCTAATGATCCAGATGGGGCTGCCCTACTATTATTCTTTGCTGCATCTATATTTGCCGGTATCTTTGGTTGGGCTTGTGGTAAAGGACTTGGCTGGATGTTTGAAACGGGTCATATTCCAGAATTCTTGAAATCTCCAGCAGTAGTGGTTGTTGTCATTTTCTGTTTCACTGGTGCAGATTTAATTATGCATGAAACTGGTCTTCTGTCGGTGACAGCAATGGGTATTACGCTAGCGAATATGGGTGTTAGCTCGATATCTGATATGCGTCACTTTAAGGAGAACATCTCTGTTCTATTAATATCAGCTATATTTATTATGCTAACAGCGTCACTAGAAGTGGAAACATTACTCCAAGTATTAAGTCCGAATATTATTGGATATGTATTATTGATGATGTTTATTGTACGGCCATTGTCCATTTTCTTATCGACAATCGGTACCAGTTTATCGATCAATGAAAAAGTATTAATCGGGTGGATTGCTCCAAGAGGAATTGTAGCATTAACCGTTTCTGGTTACTTTGCAACAGTACTATTAGATGCAGGCTACGCAGATGCCTCTATTTTGACATCACTTACGTTCGCGCTTGTGTTTTTTACGGTTGTGGCACATGGTTTTTCTATTGGATGGCTTGCTAGGAAACTTGGTTTATCGATGGAAGGAAATCCAGGTACATTAATTGTAGGCAGTAATCCATTCACAGTAGAACTTGCGAAGTCATTAGCTAAATCTAAAATTCCGGTTATTATTACTGATTCATCGTGGAATAAATTACGCCTAGCTCGCAAAGCAGGTGTTCCGTTTTATCATGGCAGCATGCTTTCAGAACAGACAGAATATAACTTAGATACCATGCCATATGAATATTTGATTACGATGACAGACGACCACGCCCATAATTCGTTGGTATGTACAACATTTATACCTGAGTATGGTCGCACAAATGTATTTAAAATAAGTCCGTATACACAATTGGAAAATGGATATTCCAGTGGAGTTGTATCGAAAGTAGGAGGAAGAGTATTATTTGATAAGAAGCTTCCAATGGATATTCTAAATGAAAAGCTTGAGGCTGGGTTTGTATTTCGTCAAACAAAGCTTACAGCACAATACAATTATAAAACCTATTTAGCGGATAAGGCAGATACGACGGTGTTGTTGTATTTGGTTAAACCATCCGGGCAGCTTAAATTCTATTCAGAAGAAATGCGAACGGTGCCTGCAGTAGGTGATACGATTGTAAGCTTAACACCTCCAGATAAAGAACAAGAGAAAATGAAAGAGAAACTAGAAACCCAACGAAATAATGGTTAG
- the brnQ gene encoding branched-chain amino acid transport system II carrier protein, with the protein MKKDVFIIGFMLFALFFGAGNLIYPPTLGIDSGTSYWMAISGFIITGVGLPILAVAATSFVKNDARELADRVHPLFGLIFTSIVYLAIAPFFGIPRAATVGYEMSIEPFLGGGSTVALFIFTAIFFIFVFIVSLNPSQMVDHIGQYLTPLLLLAIVALSIGGILVLNTPLSTPSPTYESSPFFTGFVEGYLTMDAIAALAFGIVVVNAFKDRGITSRHNLVKATLKAGIVAGVGLTAVYTFLGWLGTQMTAQDSFTNGGEILSAAANVIFGNFGALLLGIIVTLACFTTSVGLVVAAGQFFTKITRFSYKWIISIVTLVSFLISNQGLDTIISFSVPVLTFIYPIAIVLILLTFMHKLFGGETGVYRGAILLTAIVSLYDGLVAFGLEMPTIASFMEKLPFFELGLGWLVPAVIGGLIGLMVSRNKGDLNTDS; encoded by the coding sequence ATGAAAAAGGACGTATTCATCATCGGATTTATGCTATTTGCATTATTTTTTGGAGCTGGTAACTTAATTTATCCGCCTACGCTCGGGATTGATTCAGGAACTTCCTATTGGATGGCTATTAGTGGATTTATCATAACAGGGGTTGGACTTCCAATACTGGCAGTAGCAGCAACTTCCTTTGTGAAGAATGACGCTAGAGAATTAGCCGATAGGGTTCATCCATTATTTGGACTCATCTTCACTTCTATCGTTTATCTTGCTATCGCACCTTTTTTCGGTATACCACGTGCAGCAACGGTAGGATATGAAATGAGTATAGAACCATTTTTGGGCGGGGGTTCTACTGTTGCATTGTTTATCTTTACAGCGATATTCTTTATTTTTGTATTCATCGTTAGCTTAAATCCGTCCCAAATGGTTGATCATATTGGTCAATACCTGACACCGCTATTATTACTGGCAATCGTAGCTCTAAGCATCGGAGGGATTTTGGTATTGAACACACCATTATCCACACCATCACCAACGTATGAATCATCTCCATTTTTCACAGGTTTTGTTGAAGGGTATTTAACAATGGATGCCATCGCAGCGCTGGCTTTCGGTATCGTTGTCGTAAATGCTTTTAAAGATCGCGGGATTACATCAAGACACAATCTGGTAAAAGCAACCTTAAAAGCAGGAATTGTAGCGGGTGTGGGTTTAACAGCTGTTTATACATTTCTTGGCTGGCTCGGAACGCAAATGACGGCGCAGGATTCATTTACCAATGGTGGAGAAATTTTATCCGCTGCGGCAAACGTAATATTCGGAAATTTTGGAGCGTTACTCCTTGGCATCATTGTTACATTGGCATGTTTTACTACATCTGTGGGGCTTGTCGTAGCAGCTGGCCAATTTTTCACCAAAATCACCCGTTTTTCGTATAAATGGATTATTTCGATCGTGACGCTTGTAAGTTTTCTCATTTCCAATCAAGGGCTGGATACGATTATAAGCTTCTCTGTTCCAGTACTTACCTTTATTTACCCAATAGCTATTGTACTCATTCTGCTTACATTTATGCACAAATTATTTGGCGGGGAAACTGGTGTTTATCGTGGAGCCATACTGCTTACAGCCATCGTTAGTTTATATGATGGATTGGTGGCATTTGGTTTAGAGATGCCGACAATAGCAAGTTTTATGGAAAAATTGCCGTTTTTTGAACTTGGTTTAGGATGGCTTGTACCTGCTGTAATTGGAGGATTGATTGGGTTGATGGTTTCGAGAAATAAAGGCGATTTGAACACGGATTCTTAA
- a CDS encoding phospho-sugar mutase — MSSWKNVYQKWDSFQKLDPSLKSELEKIKDHKVELEDAFYKELTFGTGGMRGVLGAGTNRMNIYTVRKAVNGLANYLLANRVNVKDRGVVIAYDSRYMSQEFAIEAATVLGAYGIKASVFDAIRPTPLLSYAVRHLGTVAGIMITASHNPPEYNGFKVYNEDGGQITPDEATEIIEAIEETENELTVPVMEQEEMEERELLHWINDEIDNAYLVELQRISRMEPEEQKQDKGLPIVFTPLHGTANNLVMKGLEQLNFSHVDVVEEQVKPDPEFSTVESPNPEEHQAFTYAIKQGQKSNASILLATDPDGDRLGVAVKNSSGDYQVLTGNQLGALLLDYNLAHSDPIVLKTARMLKTVVTTELGRAIADSYNVETIDTLTGFKYIGEKIRQFDATGETFVFGFEESYGYLISSFARDKDAVQAAVMACEMAYYWEKQGKTLLDALSDLYVKHGYYLEGMSSLTLKGKEGSDQIATIMDEIRHNPLTEIAGVKVEQIEDYEVGERTLLNEGAKKEAIQLPNENMMKFVLEQDSWVCLRPSGTEPKIKCYYGVRGETSADSEQKLASLKEDMDQIIHEIRSFSEK; from the coding sequence ATGAGTAGTTGGAAGAATGTCTATCAAAAGTGGGATTCGTTTCAAAAGCTTGATCCGTCCCTTAAAAGCGAATTAGAAAAAATAAAGGATCATAAAGTGGAGCTAGAGGATGCCTTCTATAAAGAGTTGACCTTTGGAACTGGCGGCATGCGTGGTGTGTTAGGAGCTGGTACCAACCGGATGAACATTTATACAGTGAGAAAGGCAGTGAATGGTCTGGCAAACTACTTACTTGCGAATCGAGTAAATGTAAAGGACCGAGGTGTCGTTATCGCATATGATTCAAGGTATATGTCCCAGGAGTTTGCAATAGAAGCTGCAACAGTCCTAGGTGCTTATGGTATAAAAGCAAGTGTATTTGATGCCATTCGCCCAACGCCACTTTTATCTTATGCAGTACGACATCTTGGTACGGTGGCGGGTATCATGATTACGGCAAGTCATAACCCACCAGAATACAACGGCTTTAAGGTATATAACGAAGATGGCGGTCAAATTACACCCGATGAGGCCACCGAAATTATTGAGGCTATCGAAGAAACCGAAAATGAATTAACTGTCCCAGTTATGGAACAAGAAGAAATGGAAGAAAGAGAATTGTTACATTGGATAAATGACGAGATTGATAATGCCTATTTGGTGGAATTACAGCGAATTTCAAGAATGGAACCTGAAGAACAGAAGCAGGACAAAGGGTTACCAATTGTTTTTACGCCTTTGCACGGAACGGCAAATAACCTCGTGATGAAAGGGCTGGAACAATTAAATTTCTCACACGTAGATGTTGTTGAAGAACAAGTGAAACCAGATCCGGAGTTTTCAACAGTGGAATCGCCAAATCCGGAAGAGCATCAAGCTTTTACATATGCGATTAAGCAAGGACAGAAAAGTAATGCATCGATTTTACTTGCAACAGATCCAGACGGGGATCGTTTAGGTGTAGCGGTGAAAAATAGTTCAGGCGACTATCAAGTTTTAACGGGGAACCAATTGGGAGCATTGTTACTCGATTATAACTTAGCTCATAGCGATCCAATCGTATTAAAAACAGCTCGTATGCTTAAAACAGTCGTAACAACGGAACTGGGACGGGCAATTGCCGATTCGTATAACGTGGAAACAATAGATACCTTAACAGGCTTTAAGTATATTGGGGAGAAAATCCGCCAATTTGACGCAACCGGGGAAACATTTGTTTTTGGTTTTGAAGAAAGTTACGGGTATTTAATTAGTAGCTTTGCTCGTGACAAAGATGCTGTACAAGCAGCTGTTATGGCTTGTGAAATGGCATATTACTGGGAAAAACAAGGGAAGACCTTACTGGATGCATTAAGTGATTTGTATGTTAAACACGGCTATTATTTAGAAGGGATGTCTTCCTTAACACTGAAAGGGAAAGAAGGATCTGACCAAATAGCTACTATTATGGATGAAATTCGTCATAATCCTTTAACAGAAATAGCAGGGGTTAAGGTTGAGCAAATAGAAGATTATGAGGTAGGTGAACGCACCTTACTGAATGAAGGGGCTAAAAAAGAAGCAATCCAGCTGCCAAATGAAAACATGATGAAATTTGTTTTAGAACAGGATAGTTGGGTTTGCTTACGTCCATCAGGAACAGAACCGAAGATCAAATGCTATTATGGTGTGCGCGGTGAAACGTCCGCGGATAGCGAGCAAAAACTAGCTTCCTTAAAAGAGGACATGGATCAGATCATTCATGAGATACGATCTTTTAGTGAAAAATAG
- a CDS encoding SE1832 family protein, with protein MTKLELQATLDELKSDYARIQGDMDKLEYVKGRVSSAEGQLIRLEKEISDTNRQLDEMNEEKA; from the coding sequence GTGACTAAATTAGAATTACAAGCAACATTGGATGAATTGAAATCCGATTACGCCCGTATCCAAGGTGATATGGATAAATTAGAATATGTAAAAGGAAGGGTTTCATCTGCGGAGGGACAATTAATTCGACTGGAAAAAGAAATTTCTGATACCAATCGACAACTTGACGAAATGAATGAAGAAAAAGCATGA
- a CDS encoding AI-2E family transporter produces the protein MICLSQKRWFQIMVFFILLFLLIWLISLTDFIFIPVLQILGAIAFPMIGAGLLFYLTKPITQLLEKYKINRVVSIILVFLLIIVLITLFIFYIWPIAQRQIYNLINAAPSMFKMVEDFITYWQTNYSEIPDQVITSINDFIDDIPGHLESIINNLFGFIGSFIGQVFTIVAGFVLIPFFLFFMLKDGEKLAPFITKIFDEKKAKNIRSLLSKVDHVLGSFIQGQLIVSFCVGILLLIGYLIIGLEYALALSLFAMLMNVIPYLGPFIAVAPALIVGAIQDPTNLIWVSLIMIIAQQIESTLISPNVMGQVLDLHPLTIIVVILAAGSLAGIVGILFAVPFYATLKTIIVHFYETYTESKKNKKDALI, from the coding sequence GTGATATGCTTGTCTCAAAAACGATGGTTCCAAATAATGGTTTTCTTTATTTTACTATTTCTATTAATCTGGTTGATTTCGCTTACAGATTTTATCTTTATTCCTGTGCTACAAATTCTGGGGGCTATCGCTTTTCCAATGATTGGAGCTGGGCTTCTTTTTTATTTAACAAAACCAATCACCCAACTATTAGAAAAGTATAAAATCAATCGTGTCGTCTCTATTATTCTTGTGTTTCTACTTATAATCGTGCTCATCACCTTATTTATCTTTTATATATGGCCGATTGCGCAACGACAGATTTACAATTTAATTAATGCAGCTCCATCCATGTTTAAAATGGTGGAGGATTTTATTACGTATTGGCAGACGAATTATTCAGAAATTCCGGATCAAGTCATTACCTCAATTAATGACTTTATAGACGATATCCCAGGTCACCTTGAAAGTATTATAAATAATCTTTTCGGCTTTATTGGAAGCTTTATTGGGCAGGTATTCACAATTGTTGCTGGATTCGTGCTTATTCCTTTCTTTCTTTTCTTTATGTTAAAGGATGGGGAGAAATTAGCTCCTTTTATAACTAAAATTTTTGATGAAAAAAAAGCAAAGAATATTCGAAGTCTATTAAGTAAGGTAGATCATGTATTAGGTTCATTTATTCAAGGACAACTGATTGTTAGCTTTTGTGTGGGTATATTATTATTAATTGGCTACCTTATTATCGGATTAGAATATGCATTGGCGCTTTCCCTGTTTGCCATGTTAATGAATGTTATCCCCTATTTAGGACCATTTATTGCTGTAGCACCAGCATTAATTGTTGGAGCAATTCAAGATCCTACAAATCTCATTTGGGTTTCGTTAATCATGATAATTGCCCAGCAAATTGAAAGTACGTTGATTTCACCTAATGTAATGGGGCAAGTGTTAGATCTACACCCCTTAACCATCATAGTCGTAATCTTGGCTGCAGGAAGCCTTGCAGGGATTGTAGGTATCTTGTTTGCTGTACCATTCTATGCTACGCTAAAAACAATTATTGTTCATTTTTATGAGACCTATACGGAATCCAAGAAAAATAAAAAGGATGCTCTTATTTAA